TCGATCGTTTCAATATGGCTCATCGGATGCGTTCCTTTCCAGAATGCTGCGAAACCGATGATCACTAGGAAAAGTGCGAGTGATCCCAATCCGAACGTAAGCCAGATCTTTTCGTATTTATGCAAATGCATTGTTCTTCCTCCTAACGAGTCTCATTATCTTGATAAAAAAAGTGCGTAAAGTCCGAACCATGTCACTAGGATGAAGACACCTAACAGCATGACTGAGATGAAGGTCCCTTTCAGATTGATTCCGGTTTGTGGATTTCCGGATTCTTGCACTGGGCGCTTCTTTGAATTGCCTGTAGCCATACGTTCCACCTCCTGCAT
The sequence above is drawn from the Sporosarcina luteola genome and encodes:
- a CDS encoding cytochrome c oxidase subunit 2A, which encodes MATGNSKKRPVQESGNPQTGINLKGTFISVMLLGVFILVTWFGLYALFLSR